In Brachypodium distachyon strain Bd21 chromosome 2, Brachypodium_distachyon_v3.0, whole genome shotgun sequence, one genomic interval encodes:
- the LOC100833995 gene encoding probable leucine-rich repeat receptor-like protein kinase At5g49770 — MQWVLLLFLLLAGFQSSFSQTDSEDVAALKALMTNWRNEPQSWTGSTDPCTSWDGISCSNGRVTEMRLSSMNMEGTLSNGIDKLSALTYLDLSNNPSIGGPLTPNIGNLKQLTTLILLGCSFTGNIPEEIGNLRQLTFLALNSNQFTGRIPSALGLLTDLFWLDLSANQLSGQIPVSTSSAPGLDRLVNTKHFHFSENQLTGPMDRLFSANMTLVHAIFDNNKFTGSIPESLGLVKTLQIIRLDHNQFNGPVPDSIGNLPNLTELSLAGNQLNGTVPNLANATKLNYVDTSNNNFASSPAPRWLSALTSLNTIFMDNDHLTGTIPSALFSLPQMQQISLAKNAFSGSLNMGGNISSQLRVVNLTNNQIVEADVKPSYTGSLILTGNLICLGNISFCTLKQKKQVSYSTSPGPCGAIACPNDQFANPDTSQNCACTNPFQGLMIFRAPFFSDMTNPGIFQQLELTLAQNLGLAPRLIALSDVEFSPGAPLVFTLKFFPVSGMSFNRSEVIRISSALVNQIYKAPQEFGPYSFIASKYFTSPSDKKSKMHIGVIVGISVAGFVLIAGLVLVAMYALRQKKLAKEAVERTSNPFASWGAGGQDNGDVPQLKGARYFLFEELKKCTNNFSETHEIGSGGYGKVYKGTLANGQMAAIKRAQQGSMQGAAEFKNEIELLSRVHHKNLVSLVGFCYEQGEQMLVYEYIPNGTLRENLMGKGGIHLDWMKRLRIAIGSAKGLAYLHELANPPIIHRDIKSTNILLDESLTAKVADFGLSKLVSDTQKGHVSTQVKGTLGYLDPEYYMTQQLSEKSDVYSFGVVMLELITSRQPIEKGKYIVREIRTAVDQYDQEYYGLTSLIDPAIKDSAKLFGFRRFVQLAMECVEESGADRPAMNDVVKELEIIIQNEGPELLNSASLSTEHFGGRDPQEEHLPMKDDSSSSSAFDYNSVYS; from the exons ATGCAGTGGGTGTTACTTCTGTTCTTGCTCTTGGCGGGCTTCCAGTCAAGCTTCAGCCAGACGGACTCCGAAGATG TTGCTGCACTGAAAGCATTGATGACAAATTGGCGGAATGAACCACAAAGCTGGACAGGGTCGACCGATCCCTGCACCTCCTGGGATGGAATCTCCTGTTCTAATGGGAGAGTGACAGAAAT GAGATTGTCAAGCATGAACATGGAAGGCACATTAAGCAACGGCATAGACAAACTCTCTGCTTTGACATATCT GGATCTGTCTAACAATCCAAGTATTGGCGGTCCACTTACTCCAAACATCGGAAATCTGAAGCAGCTCACCACTCT GATTTTGCTCGGATGCAGCTTCACTGGTAACATCCCAGAGGAGATAGGGAACTTAAGACAGCTCACATTTCT GGCCCTAAACTCAAATCAGTTCACTGGTAGAATACCCTCAGCACTTGGCCTTCTCACAGATCTCTTTTGGTTGGACTTGTCGGCCAATCAACTTTCAGGACAAATCCCAGTTTCAACAAGTTCAGCCCCAGGGTTGGATAGACTTGTCAACACCAAGCATTT CCATTTTAGCGAGAACCAGTTGACAGGTCCAATGGACCGTCTTTTCAGTGCCAATATGACTCTTGTACATGC GATATTTGACAACAACAAATTTACTGGATCAATCCCAGAATCTCTTGGACTTGTCAAAACACTTCAAATTAT CCGACTAGATCATAACCAATTCAATGGTCCGGTACCTGATAGTATCGGCAACCTGCCTAACCTGACAGAACT GAGCTTAGCAGGCAACCAACTTAACGGAACAGTGCCAAACCTCGCTAATGCAACTAAACTCAATTATGT GGACACAAGCAACAATAATTTTGCAAGCTCACCAGCACCAAGATGGTTGTCAGCGTTAACGTCCCTGAACACCAT ATTTATGGACAATGATCATCTTACTGGGACAATACCTAGTGCTCTTTTCAGCCTCCCACAGATGCAGCAAAT ATCACTAGCTAAGAATGCTTTCAGTgggtcacttaatatgggtgGTAACATCAGTTCACAACTGCGGGTTGTTAATTTGACAAATAACCAAATCGTTGAAGCTGATGTTAAACCAAGCTACACTGGCAGCCTAAT ACTAACAGGGAATCTTATATGCTTAGGCAATATCAGTTTCTGCACACTCAAGCAAAAGAAGCAAGTGTCATACTCTACTAGCCCAGGCCCATGTGGTGCCATTGCATGCCCCAATGATCAGTTTGCAAATCCAGATACTTCACAGAACTGTGCTTGCACTAACCCCTTCCAGGGTTTGATGATCTTCCGAGCACCTTTCTTCTCTGACATGACAAACCCTGGGATATTCCAACAATTGGAGTTGACACTTGCGCAGAACCTTGGACTAGCTCCAAGATTAATTGCGCTTTCTGATGTTGAGTTCAGTCCAGGAGCTCCTCTAGTATTCACATTGAAGTTTTTCCCAGTGAGTGGAATGAGCTTCAATCGCTCAGAAGTTATAAGAATCAGTTCTGCTTTGGTCAACCAAATTTACAAAGCTCCACAAGAATTTGGACCATATAGCTTCATCGCAAGCAAATACTTTACAA GCCCAAGCGATAAGAAGTCCAAAATGCACATAGGTGTAATAGTCGGAATATCAGTTGCTGGTTTTGTCCTTATTGCTGGCCTTGTTCTGGTAGCAATGTATGCTCTCCGGCAGAAGAAACTAGCCAAGGAAGCCGTAGAGCGAACTTCTAATCCATTTG CATCATGGGGAGCAGGCGGTCAAGATAACGGAGACGTGCCACAACTGAAAGGAGCAAGATATTTTCTATTTGAGGAACTGAAAAAATGCACCAATAATTTCTCAGAAACCCACGAGATAGGATCTGGAGGATATGGAAAG GTTTACAAAGGAACACTAGCAAATGGGCAAATGGCTGCAATAAAACGTGCACAGCAAGGATCCATGCAAGGTGCAGCTGAGTTCAAGAATGAGATTGAACTACTGTCAAGGGTTCATCACAAGAACCTAGTGAGTCTAGTAGGTTTCTGCTACGAACAAGGGGAGCAGATGTTGGTTTACGAGTATATTCCCAATGGGACACTAAGAGAGAACCTTATGG GTAAAGGAGGGATACACTTGGATTGGATGAAGCGACTTCGGATCGCCATTGGGTCTGCTAAAGGTCTAGCATACCTCCATGAGCTTGCGAATCCACCTATTATCCACAGAGATATAAAATCAACAAATATACTTTTGGATGAAAGCCTAACAGCAAAGGTAGCTGATTTTGGTCTTTCAAAGCTAGTATCTGACACACAAAAGGGCCATGTTTCTACCCAAGTGAAGGGAACACTG GGTTATTTGGATCCTGAGTACTACATGACTCAACAACTCTCTGAGAAGAGTGACGTCTATAGCTTTGGAGTTGTCATGCTAGAACTAATAACTTCCAGGCAGCCCATAGAGAAAGGTAAGTACATTGTGCGTGAGATCAGAACCGCAGTTGACCAGTACGATCAAGAGTACTATGGCTTGACAAGCCTAATTGATCCGGCAATCAAGGATTCGGCAAAATTATTTGGCTTCAGGAGATTCGTGCAGTTGGCTATGGAATGTGTAGAAGAGTCCGGTGCTGACCGCCCTGCAATGAATGATGTGGTGAAGGAACTTGAGATCATTATACAGAATGAAGGGCCAGAGTTGTTAAACTCAGCATCTCTATCAACTGAGCATTTTGGAGGTAGAGATCCTCAAGAGGAACATTTGCCTATGAAAGAtgatagcagcagcagcagtgctTTCGATTACAACAGTGTATATTCCTAA